The Clostridiales bacterium FE2011 sequence CCGTGGATATTCTGGCATTAATTCAATCAATCTTTCTGTGCGTCCTTCTTTATCCAATAGGATTTCAATGTTTTCCACATCGCCGCCTAAATGCATCATAAATTCTCTGCAAATACCACAAGACGGAATAATGTTGCCATCTTTATATACTGAAACCACTTTTGTAATTTCACTTTCTCCATATGTAAGCATTGTTGATAGAGCATTTCTTTCAGCACACATTCCTATAGAGCCATCAGTATCTATACATATTCCTTTGTAAATATTTCCCTTTTTTGTGAGCACGGCAGATGCCACACTTCCTACCCACATTTTATTCGAAACATCATGAGGATTCAAAACACTCATAGCTTCCTCATATAGTCTTTCCCATTCTTTGTCCATCGTTTTTCCCCCTAATAAATCCCAATTGGCCTTAGTCAATAATTTCAAAAGATATTTTGGCAAGCCCATACTGGCTACCGATCCCAATTTTAACATATCCTCTGGATTTTTGACAGAAAACTTTCGCTGCTGTCATTAACCCAACCTTCGCCTTGGACTTGAACGTCATACTATATGTTGCATAGCCATCATAATTTATATACACGGTGGCATGGCTCAGTCGGTAGAGCACATCGTTCACATCGACGGGGCAAACGAAGGAAACGTCTCCCCAGTGGGGAGTGTCGAAGACAAGTGACTTGAGTTTGTTGGCGTGAAAGGAAGAATGAAGCCTGCTCCAAAGGCTTCAGGCGACCATTGAACGAACGGAACACAGGTTCGAGTCCTGTTGCGACCACCAACCCAAGAAAGTCCTTGAGAAATCAGGGACTTTCTTCTTTTTTGTCTTCTCCCCCGGGGCGTTCAAATCCTCCCCGCAAGAGCGTTTTTTCATGATGTAAACGGTTTGCTCCGTCAACATGGCTACGCGATTTTCGCGTAGCTCTATTGGCAGTCATACCGTCATTTTCGGTTTTCGTAGATGTAAACGGAATGACGGATACCGACAAAAATCCCGCGGGGAGTTTTCTGCTGCTCCCCGTGGGCTATTTTATTTCTACCTCAGGCTACCACGCCGATGCACTGCTTCATGCTGATTCGGAGCCGGATCAAGGTCAAGCGCTACGCAGTCATCAACATCAACAAGGGATTCCTCATGTTCATATCACTCCTTGCAATTTCTCATTGACAGAAAAACTCCTATATGGTACAATTTCAAAGTACTACTATGTAGGAGTTGTTTTCATGGTAACGAACGGCGGTTTTCTGGTCACAAAGATCAAGCAGCTGGGTGACCGTATCTTTGAAAAAGTGCTGGCCGAAAAAGGCGTTGACGCCTTCAACGGCGCACAGGGACGGATCCTGTATGTCCTCTGGCAGCAGGACGGCGTGCCGATCAAAACAATCTCTGAAACATGCGGTCTTGCCATCACATCCCTGACCACAATGCTGGAGCGCATGGAACGCCAGGGCCTGCTCCGCAGAGAGCCTGACAGCCGGGACAAGCGGAAGACCCTGTTGTTCCTGACCGATAAAGCCAGAGCGCTGAAGGCCGACTATGACGCCGTTTCCGACCAGATGGGGGCGCTATATTATCAGGATTTCACGGATGATGAAGTCCGGCAGTTTGAGGAATACCTGCAGCGGATACAGCGGAATCTGGAGGAGAAGCTAAAGTCATGAGCGTATGCATCAAGGATCTGATCCAGAACATGAACCTGGTGATCGGTTGTACGGTGGGCTGTCCGTACTGCTACGCGCGAAACAATGTGAAGCGTTATCACATGATCGATGATTTCTCACAGCCGGAGTTCTTTCCGGGCAAGCTGCGATTGATGGACAAGCCCCGCCCGCAGAACTTCCTGCTGACGGGCATGAGCGACCTGGCGGGTTGGAAACCGGAATGGCGTGAGGCGGTCTTTACGAAGATCCGCGAGAACCCCCAGCACCAGTTCCTCTTCCTCAGCAAGCGTCCCGACCTGCTGGATTTCAGCACCGACCTGGACAATGCCTGGTTTGGCGTCACAGTTACCCGAAAAGCAGAGCTCTGGCGCATCGACGCGCTGCGGAAAAATGTAAAAGCCGGACATTATCACGTAACCTTCGAGCCGCTCTTCGATGATCCGGGCACGGTAGATCTGTCCGGTATCGACTGGATCGTCGTCGGCACCATGACCGGAGCGCAGAGCCGGAAGATTCACACCGAGCCCGCATGGGCTTGTTCCCTGACAGAGCAGGCGCATAACGGTCACATCCCCGTTTTCTGGAAAGAGGATCTCGTTCCCATCATGGGTGAAGAACAGATGATCCAGGAACTGCCGGGAGCATTCAATCATGTATTGGAGGAGCAGAGAACATGGAGCAGCCGGAAATCAAAGTAGGATTTGTCCAGACGAAGAGCATCATGACCAAGTCGAATGGGCCGCTGGGCGGGTATTCGGTCAACCCGTATGTGGGCTGTCCCCATGCCTGCAAATACTGCTATGCCAGCTTTATGAAGCGGTTTACCGGGCATACCGAGGATTGGGGCACCTTCATGGATGTGAAGGAATGGCCCGCCATCACCAATCCGCAGAAATATGCCGGGCAGAAGGTGATCGTCGGCACGGTGACCGACGGATATAACCCGTTGGAGGAGAAGTTCGGAAAGACCCGCCTTCTTCTGGAACAGCTGAAGGACAGCGGCGCGGATATCCTGATCTGCACCAAATCCGATCTCGTCCTGCGGGATATGGATCTGCTGACGGAGATCAACAAGCGGAACCGGCTGACGGTTTCATGGTCAGTGAACACGCTGGATGAAAAATTCAAAAACGATATGGACGCGGCGGTCAGCATCGAAAGACGTCTCGCGGCTATGAAGCAGGTCTACGACGCGGGCATCCGGACGGTATGCTTCATTTCGCCGGTATTTCCCGGGATCACGGACATTGAGGCGATCTTCGAACGGGCGAAGGATCAGTGCGACCTGGTCTGGCTGGAGAACCTGAACCTGCGCGGCGGATTCAAGAAGACGATCATGGACTATATCGCGGCGAAGTATCCGCATCTGATGCCGCTGTATGAGGAGATCTACGGAAAGCGGAATCGCGGCTATTTTGAAGCCCTCGAAAAGAAAGCCGAAGAGATGGCTCACAGATACGGCTGCCGCTTCGTGGATAATGAAACGCCCTACGAGCGCGTACCGCAGGGGCATCCGACCATCGTGGACTACTTCTATCATGAAGAGGTTCGAGGCTCCCAGAATACGGGAGTTCGAAATAAGAAGGAGGAAAACTGACATGGCAAACTTCAGCAAGTGGAACGCAAAGCAGGACCCGAGAACCGAACTGCACGACGTACTGGGACTGACCGGCGCGGAGATCAGCATCAACAACCTTCCCGCAGGCGCTGGTGTGCCTTTCGTACACGCCCATAAGAAGAATGAGGAAATCTACATCATCCTGTCCGGCAAGGGCAGCGCTGTACTCGACGGCGAAAAAGTTGATTTTGCCGCCGGAGATGTGATCAGGGTAGCGCCCGCAGTGAAGCGGCAGTTCAGCGCCGCCGCCGATTCACCTGTCAGCTGGGCCTGTATTCAGGTTCGGGAGAATTCCCTCGAAGAGTATACTGCCGGGGATGCTGTCATCGGATAAGACAGGATCAATGGCTTGAAATCAGTCTGGCTTCGCTGCAGTACTTTTCATCCATGAAAGAGGTCATCGACACCAGTGGGTTGACTGTTGACCAAATCGCCGAACTGATCATGAGCGAATAACGCCATGATCATATTGCTCCGGAAAATCGGGATTGGGAGGAGTATCATTATGTGGTTTTTGCTGGCACTTGGTTCCGCTGTTTTTGCTGCGTTGACATCAATACTGGCGAAGATAGGAATAGAAGGTGTCGGATCGAATCTGGCTACTGCGATCCGTACGATGGTTGTCGTTCTCATGGCATGGGGAATGGTATTGATTACGCATCAGCAAACCGGAATAAAAGACATCAGCCAGAAAAGCTGGTTTTTCCTGATCCTGTCCGGCCTTGCTACTGGTGCCTCATGGCTTTGCTATTACAAGGCTTTGCAGATGGGAGAAGCTTCCAAAGTCGTTCCGATTGATAAGTTGTCCGTTGTCATTACGCTGATACTGGCGTTTGTTTTTCTGCATGAAGAATTGACCCTTAAGTCAATGATAGGGTGTATTCTGATTGGAGCCGGAACAATGTTGATGGTTTTGTGATACAAGTTCCAGTTGGTCGGGACACTTGTTTGTAAGGAAAATCGGAAGATAAAGCTACAAAGAGGATGAACACCCCTGACCGTGAACACCCCCTGAACACCCTGAACACCCCGTGTTCATAAAACCGTGAACACCCCCTGAACACCCCTTGGCTGAACACCCGCCCGTGAAACAAGAAAACCGCCAGTTCATTTGAAATCAAAGGCTTCAGCGGTTTGAACACGGCTTCATATTTTTGTTGCAAACTCGACCACATAGCCAGAGCACATCGTTCACATCGACGGGGCAAACGAAGGAAACGTCTCCCCAGTGGGGAGTGTCGAAGACAAGTGACTTGAGTTTGTTGGCGTGAAAGGAAGAATGAAGCCTGCTCCAAAGGCTTCAGGCGACCATTGAACGAACGGAACACTGGTTCGAGTCCACTGGACATAGATTTGAGTTCGGACGATGACAGAACGGACTGTCCTTGCAGTCACGTTCTTGAGTCCAGTACAGACCACACGGAATAAGGATCACCTTCGTGGTGATCCTTTTTTCGTGGGCCGGATATTACCTTTTTTCAATTGGCAGCCAGATTTGTATATAGCGCTCCGCTCTCGGCGCCCAGTGCATTACAACAATCTCCGGTGCGTCCTTCAGCTGAAAGCCCATCTCAGGCATCCATTCTGTGATGATCTGTACCCGCTGCTTCAGAAGATCGCAATAATCATTGATCGTGTTTTTTTCGCTTTTTGCTTCCAGGATCAGGTATGTGGACTGTGGAATGACCACATTTTCCAGAGCAAGGCCTTCCACAAAATCCACTCCCGTAACGGTGTGATCAAAAAGATGCTCCCTGTCCCATTCATCCAGCTGATGGCAGTAATAAAAATCATATCCTTCGCCATCAATGTTTGTCACAAGCTGGTAAATGTCGCCGCCGCCCGCCACGCCTCTCAGGAACCACTGAATTCCCCGCGTTGTGACATACCAGTTTTCTTCCTGCCGGGCTCGTTCCTCTCCCCACGGTTCTCCGTGGAACCGCTCCTTGTGTCCTGTCAGGATCATTTCGGGCTTTTCTTCGATTCTGTAGTTCATAGAAGCACCACCTTCCATTGATACTTTCAGTACGATTCTGGAAAAGGACCGCAGAGGTGTGCCTCCTGTTTTTACCTGGGAGGGCAGGACTCCGTGAAACCGCTGGAAAGCTCTTGCAAAACTGTCCGGATTGTCATAACCGTATTTCACGGCAGCGTCGATGACCTTCATTTCTCCCCGTGCCAGGTCCGCTCCCGCCAGGGAAAGCCTTCTGTTTCGGATATACTCCCCCAGGGTCATGTCGCAGACGATGCTGAACACTCTCTGAAAATGATAGCTGGAAGAAAAGCTCTGCGCAGCAGCCTCCTCCAGGTTCACATCCTCAAGGATGTGCTCTTCCACATAATCAATTGCCTTTTGTAATCCGGTCATCCAGTTCATCGTTTTGCTCCTTTTCCGATCGTCCGACTGGATTGTAATGCATCCTGAAAAACCTTTCCCTACTTATTTTGCGCTTTGACGTAGTATACTCCCGTGTTTGTCCCCGGGTCACACGCCTGAGTTGTTATAAAGTATCCTGTGCCTCAATATCCGGTACAAATCCATCCGTGATTCTGTAGTCGATGCCTGCTTTGCGCGCCTGGGATACCTGGAAGCGGCGGGGGACCCGGTGCAGTTTGCCGTCTTTGATCAAATAGGCTCCTGTCTGGTGGAACTGGAAAGGGACGCCTTTGTTCATACACTGGCGGCGGACGTCCAGAACCCATTTGTAATCAAGGGGCCGCACGTTGATGCCGGATTCGCCTGAGCAGGCCACTTCGCAGATGCTGCCGTCAAGATACTTTTCAAGATTGACCGGGCCGAGCATGGGGCCGAGGATAATCGTTTTGAATTTGATGGGAAGCCCTGCGAAGATCGGCAGGCGGAAATCCGCCCGGTCCTGGTTTTCACAGGTGCAGCCTACGATCACATTATCATAGCCGTTTCCCCAGTCAGGCGGTATACATTCCATAAAGCGTTCGATGCGCTTTGTGAAGAAGTAAAACATACAGTCACTGCGGCGCTTTATCATTTCCCAGCATTCATCACGCCATTCGTCCGCGTCTTTCAGCAGAAAATCCGAGGTAAAGCAGGTCATGACGAGAGAACCGGGCGCAACCTTCGGTGTTCCGTCACGCTTCGTTTTGACCGGCAGGTTGAAATTCTGTGTTTTGCGGCATTGCTCTGACGAAACCGTACTGCCGTATGCTTCATCCTGCCGGTAAACATAGCAGTAACGGCAGCCTTCGGAATACTTTGTGCAGCCATGCCAGGGGTTCCAGCTTGCGTATTTCTGTTCACTCATTGCGTTATATCAGGCAAAGGATAATGTTGACCAGGATCAGGATATGCAGAACAGTGTGATACAAATCCGGGATCAGTCTTGTATCACTGGCGGGAATAATCCGGATGCTGTCCCGGAAGCACTCGTTATACCCCTGCAGTTTCTTTTCGCTTGCGCCGAAGATCGTGAAATACCAGTGGCACATAAACTGCACGACGAACCAGAGTAGCAGGACGCCAAAGAGAATCCACTTTCCGGCCGGCTGGAAGCAGTGAAAAGCGATGATGCCAAGGGTGTACAGGCAGAGCATGAAGAACTCGGCGCTCTTTATGCCGACGCCTCCCACAAGAATCTTTTTTCCGATTTTGTATGTGATGGTGCATCCCAGGAACCAGATCCATAAGATCACCTGGAAGATGATTGCGAGTGTCACAGCCGGTACCTCCATGGAATTTAAGTTTCAAAAGCTCTCCGCTGGCCACAGGCCTTTTCCCGCGCAGGGCTTATTCCGGGAGCCGATTTCGATCAGGTTTCCTCCTGCTCCCGACCCGCTTTACAGGATCCCGTGCTTATTCCATTTCAGGATGGTTTTGTAGCCGAGCTTGGCATACCAGGGGGCGACTCCCGTGTAATGAATATAGCTGAGATCGTATCCTTCTTCTTTCAGGATCCTGGTTACGTCCCTGACCATCACCAGGCCGAGACCCCTGTTCCGGTATTCAGGCACGGTTCCCACACATCCGGGACCGCCGATCTTTATCTTCTGTCCCTCCAGCAGGTGTTCGCCCATGTCCTCAATCATACAGAAGCTGGCGATCTTTCCATTGACAAACCCGCAGTATACCCTGCTTTTTCCGTCATACAGTTTCACCCAGTCCGGGATCACCTGGTTCACGGCCGCGTGCAGTTCATCCATGCTGCCCTGGAATATGCCAAATGAAATATCACTGTCAAATGTTTTCTGATACGCGTTTGGATCAAATTCATCCAGCGGGAGGATCATCTCTTCATAGCTCCACTCTTCGTTTATGGAACGGATGTATTCCCTTTCAAAAAATCCAGGATGCATTTCCATGAATAAAGCTTCATAATCTTTTTTTTCAGCCATGTGTTTACTCCCTCCGTATTTTGTCCCTGATCCGCAGGGCGGCCTCGATGTGCATAATCCAGTGCCGGGAAAAAGGCATCTGGATCAGCCCACGGATATCCTTCCCGCACCAGTAGTCAATCAGCCAGTATGCCGCTTCATCCGTGCTGACGGTTTTCAATGATTTCAGGATTTCTTTCCTTTCTTCCGAAGGCTTCTGTTTCAGCATACTGTACGGCAGATCCTCAAGGATCTTCTCTGTACCGGCTTTCACTTCCGCGATATAGGCGTACAGTTCATCCAGGTCCAGCTGTTTTGAAAAATCGGCGATCTGCTCTTTCACAAGCTCATTGCCGGTGGTAATGATGGGGGAGTGGATTCGCTGCTGATAATTTCCGGAGAAGAAAACCTGGTCATCCCCGGCAATCAGGGTATGGGCCACAATATCCTCAATCCGGAAAATATGCCAGATGGAGTAGGCGATGGTTTTGCTGTGGTACCCGTCAGAATTGATAAAGGGAATGGCGTTGAAATCCTCCCTGGTCAGCTCTTCTTTCAGCGCATAAAGAGTATCCATGAGCTGACCGCGCAGGCCGGCAAGCATCCGGAGCCCCTCCGGCCAGGTGGCTTCTTTTTTGATTTGCGCCTGCATTTCCTTATTCAGGTCAGACCACTGTTTATTCATGTTTCCTCCATCAGTCGGGAAAGGGATGAAAAAGTGAACGCGGCATTTCTGTGTTTAGAACGATCATACCAAAGCATGGATTGACAGTCAAACAGAAACAAAAAGCCGCGCACCGTTTTCCGGTGCGCGGCTGTGAATGGCAAATCGGGATACAGCTGTATCAGGGGTATCAGATGGTTTTTACGTATCTGATTTCACGCTTGCCCCAGCGCTTGAAGATCTTGTCCCTGCCGTCGAAATGGTAGTGGTTCTTTTCATAGCAGTTCCGGCCCATTTCGTTTTCTTCCAGGACCCAGATCACAAACTCCCTGCAGCCTTTTTCTTTGCCTTTTTCCTCAAAGAACCGGATCATCTCGGAACCAATGCCCTGTCTTACATAGGCAGGATCGACATAAATGAAATGGAGTTCAAAGGCGTTTTCCTTATCCTCATCCTCATTCATGCCGATGCCCATCATGGCCTTGACGATTCCGGTATCGGGGTCTTCGTACACGTACATATCGAACCGCTTTTCCGAGATCCAGCGGGTGTGGACCGGGACGCGGCTCTCCACGGTTAAGTCTTTTAAGAGTTCTTCCGAAAGGATATTCTGATAAGCATACCGGCTGCTGATCACATCGATCTCAGCAGTCCGGGCAGCATCATGAATGGTGGCCTCACGAATCATTCTGCATTCACCTCATTATGAAATTATAGATATATGATCAGTCAGAAAGACCAGTTATATTCCGATTTGCCGATTATCACCGTAAATTATTGGCGACAACAACAGCAGTTCCTGTAATCCGAATAGTCTCCGGCTTTCCATGCCTTGTGACAACACAGATCATCCAGACGTTCGATATAGAGAGATGTGGTTTTGTATGCTGCCATGGTTACCGGACCTCCCTTCAGGAACATCGAAATTTGGGTTGCGTTATCCTATCACAAATGAGAGGTGAATTCAACACAAAAGTGGACACTGGGGACTGTCTGATATGTACCCAGTTTCCTGGACACATTGATTTATGATCGAGGCTCAACCCATGGATGCCATCCTGTATTTTACGGGTGGCATCCATTTTGTTTTTGCCTGGATGCGCTCATTGTTGTAGTAGTCAATGTACTTCGCCATGGCTGAGGAGAACTCCTCATATGATTTGTAGTCTTTCTCGCATCCATAAAACATCTCGTTCTTTAGTCGTCCGAAGAATGTCTCCATAATACTGTTGTCATAGCAGTTTCCCTTCCTGGACATAGATTGAATAATGCCACACTTCTCAATTGTATTTCTAAAATAAGCATGTTGGTACTGCCATCCCTGGTCAGAGTGAAAGATCAACCCATTAAGTGAGGAAAATTTGTTCAATCCTTTCTCCAGCATCCGTCGAATCTGTTCTAGGTTTGGACTGAGTGAGAGATCGTAAGAGATGACCTCGTTTGTGTGCATATCCAGAATTGGAGAGAGGTAGCACTTTCCCCAAGGGAAACTGAATTGAGAGACGTCGGTTGTCCATTTTTGCAAAGGTTTCGTTGTACTGAAGTCTCGGTTAATGAGGTTATCTGCCACCTTTCCAACTTCTCCCTGATAAGAATGGTACTTTTCTTTCGGACGTTTACCTTTAAGGTACATGCAATGCATTAATCGCTGGACTTTTTTGTGGTTTACCTTATATCCTCTGTTAATCAGTTCGTGGTGTACTCTCCGAACACCATATCGACCTTTGTTGTGTTCAAAGATTTCCCTGATCACACATGCGACTGCTTCGTTCCTTTTCGCTACCACGTCTTCTTTTGAAACTTCGTAATAGTACGTGGATCTGGAAAGGCACATCGCTTTAAGAAGATACTTCAGTTGGTATCCTTCTTCTCTAAGTTCTTTGATGATCGCTGCTTTTTCGCCTTGAGTCGCGCAGCCTCTTTTTCTTCTCTCAAGGCGATCTCTTTTTTTATGACTTCGATTTCTGCTTTAATGTATGCGTTTTCGGCCCTTAGTCTCACAAGCTCTTCATACTCGGATTCATTGAGTTTCCTAGGGTTGTTGTAATTGATTTTCTTCATATGGGGCTCCTTTGATGGTCGGCCTTTTCTCATGTTTACCAGACCATTATACCCCTCGAGCTTATATTTGCGAACCCAGCGAGAAAGTAAGCCGTTGTGTATACCTGCCTCATTAGCTACTGACAGGATTGATGAACCTGCAATAACCTTGGCAACCAGCTCATATTTCTCTTCTGGAGTCCATTCCTTATTAGTCCCCCGGCGCTTGAGAACCTCCGGCCCATTTGCTTCTTCTGCATGGAACCATCGCAGAATCATCCTGTGAAAGTTTTTAGGATCTTTAATACTTGTGGGAGTCTCTGGCCACCTTCCCTCTCTGTACATCTCAACGCATTTCCTCTTGTACTCATAACTGTAATGCATAAAAATACCCTCCTTACTGGTGTCCAGTAAAGAGGGTACACATCAGTCCCCAGTGTCCACTTTCGGGAAAAGACAAATGAGGAAAACGGCTTACTCCTCTGCGACGACCATCAGCACGGCGGGGACGGGGCCGTCACAGCCTTTGAGGAAGCGGCCGCGGGTCCGGGCTTCATAGAGCAGGGCGGTGGGGAAGTAGCAGCAGGTGTTCAGGTAGCGGAGGAAGCCCGGCACGTCGCTTTGGAGGTGCTTCGGAACCTCCACGGGATTCCGGAACATCCGGGCATACTCCCCGCGGAAGGCTTCCAGCAGTTTACCCGCGTATTCATCCGTCAGGCTGTAGATGGCGTTCCTGTCTTTTTCGCTCAGCACGGGAACCAGCAGCTTCAGTTTTCCCTCGGGAGACCGCTCCAGGAAGTTCAGCTTCAGGAAGACGTCCACGTTCTCCAGCATCTTTCCTGGAATGCCGGAAAGCATGCCCTCATCGTCGCGGTAAACAGCGTACAGGAGCTTCATCACAAATTCCGCCGACTCGGTGGAGTCGACTGCCAGGTGATAGACCCGGTGCGCCTTGCCCAGGATCCTGTCGTCCAGGTCATAGTCATGCAGTCCCACGGTCCGGGCCCCCGGCAGGTGCTCCAGGTACCGGGTTGCTTCGCCGCTGACGTCATACATGGCATAGGGGCTGTGATCGTAATCATAATCCGGGGGATACCGGTTGCCCATGGCGTACCATTTGCCGCCGTCTTTCCTGTCCGGGTATTCCGCAAGGGGCACATGGCCGGCCACCTCGTCCCGCGCCCTCAACACGGACTGGTAGATGGACCGGAGGGCGAAATACCCCTCCAGCTTCAGGCGGGCGGAAGCGTTCTGCTTCCGGTAGTATTCCGTATTACGCAGGGCGTTCAGGCCTTCTTCCACGGTATGCCAGACGCCGCCGAACAGTTCCGCCGCCAGCGTTTTCTGGTTTTCCAGGCTTCCGGCCCGGTCCTCTTCCGTATAAATGATGAAATCCGTGAAGACCTTGTCTCCGGTGCGCTTCATCAGCTCCCCGTCCACCAGCCGTTCCACAACGGGCTCAATATAGGCCGTGGAGATGCCGATGGCGTCCGCCAGCTCGGGCAGGGTGACCGGTTTTTCATAGGCCAGGATCAGGAGGTTCATGGCGATTTTATCATCCCTGACCAGGCTGTAAGGTTCGTCCTTGAGCCCGGGGATCCCGGTGTTTGCCATCCACAGGGTTTCCGGCTCGAAGCTTTGCTTTTGATATTTTTCCATGGTTAAATCCTTTCTCAGCATATCCCTGCCCAGGCGAAGGCGGCTTTTGACAGTGTTTTGCGGAAGGGACAGCGTTTCCGCGATTTCCTTTACGCCCTGTCCCCGGAAGTAATGGCGGATCAGTACCTCCCGGTACTGCTTCGTCATGCGCGCCACCAGCCGGCGGAGATTCTCCTCTTCTGTCAGTTCCCCGTCGTCCGCGGGCTCCGGCAGAGCGGCTGTATCGCGGGCCAGGGCATAGTCCACCCCGCAGAACACTAGGGGTTTCCGGTATTTACTGCGCAGCATGTCATAGAAGCGCCGGTTCAGCACCGTGACAAGCCAGTTCCGGGCGTTGTCAATCTGCTTTCCGTTCCGGATGGCCAGAAGACCTTCCAGAAGCGCAGCCTGCACCAGGTCCTGGGCGTCATCCCAGGAGTCGCACTTGCCGGCTGCCACGCCCAGCAGGTAATCCGCATGTTCCAGTAATTCTTCCGTTCTCATCTGAGGTTCCTCTGACAGAGTTTTTTTGAAGCTTCACCTGATAGTCGCAGAATAATGGGAAAGGTTCAGTGGGGGAAATGGTTTTTTATCATAATAACAGATTATTGGCTTTCGCCAAAATGAAATGTTGATCTGCGATCAACGTGAAATATTGACTTGCAGTCAATATGAAATATCTGACTGACGTCAGATGTGAAATATTCGGACTTTGTCCGAATGTGATAGTTAGTTTCTGCTTGCGTTGAGGGGGTTTCGTATGTGACAAAGGGACAAGGTTGCTTCGCAACAATGATATGTTGATCTGCGATCAACGTGATATATTGCTTCGCAATATGATATATTTGCCTTCGGCAAATGTGATATATTCGCCCAATGGCGAATGTGATAGTTACTCATCTGCTTTCGATTCGGGATTATATGAAATAAGCACCTCCGGAGAGATGCTCTGGTTTTTATATCACTCGATGATGGACAGATGATCGATGCAGGCGGGGAGGTGCATCATATGGTGATAGGTCATGGGGGTCAGGATCATGCCGGCGCGGGTCAGCCTGCCCCAGAACACCAGCAGCCACACAGAACGGAAGTCCGTGGTGACGCCGCCGACTTCCAGGATCCGCATGACCCACTCTTCGGGCACCATGGACTTGATCTCGTCCAGGGTCATCTTCTCCAGGATGATCCGGGTGTTTTTGCCCACGGTGATCATGTAGTCGCGCAGGGCTTCCGCGTTGATCTTCTCGCCGAAGGCCTTGACTTCATCCGGCTCCAGGGCGTTGCCGGTATCCGTGATCGTGGCGCCGATCTTTTTCTGCCAGTCGTCGTTGAAAATCTGGTCCTGGTTGGCCATCAGGATATTGCTGACCAGGTCCTCAATGCGGTAGGTGTGCCAGAACTGCCAGCAGAGCGGCACAAAATCCGTTCCGGCATAATGTAAATCCGTATCCC is a genomic window containing:
- a CDS encoding cytidine deaminase; amino-acid sequence: MDKEWERLYEEAMSVLNPHDVSNKMWVGSVASAVLTKKGNIYKGICIDTDGSIGMCAERNALSTMLTYGESEITKVVSVYKDGNIIPSCGICREFMMHLGGDVENIEILLDKEGRTERLIELMPEYPRHK
- a CDS encoding radical SAM mobile pair system MarR family transcriptional regulator is translated as MVTNGGFLVTKIKQLGDRIFEKVLAEKGVDAFNGAQGRILYVLWQQDGVPIKTISETCGLAITSLTTMLERMERQGLLRREPDSRDKRKTLLFLTDKARALKADYDAVSDQMGALYYQDFTDDEVRQFEEYLQRIQRNLEEKLKS
- a CDS encoding radical SAM mobile pair protein A, coding for MSVCIKDLIQNMNLVIGCTVGCPYCYARNNVKRYHMIDDFSQPEFFPGKLRLMDKPRPQNFLLTGMSDLAGWKPEWREAVFTKIRENPQHQFLFLSKRPDLLDFSTDLDNAWFGVTVTRKAELWRIDALRKNVKAGHYHVTFEPLFDDPGTVDLSGIDWIVVGTMTGAQSRKIHTEPAWACSLTEQAHNGHIPVFWKEDLVPIMGEEQMIQELPGAFNHVLEEQRTWSSRKSK
- a CDS encoding radical SAM mobile pair protein B yields the protein MEQPEIKVGFVQTKSIMTKSNGPLGGYSVNPYVGCPHACKYCYASFMKRFTGHTEDWGTFMDVKEWPAITNPQKYAGQKVIVGTVTDGYNPLEEKFGKTRLLLEQLKDSGADILICTKSDLVLRDMDLLTEINKRNRLTVSWSVNTLDEKFKNDMDAAVSIERRLAAMKQVYDAGIRTVCFISPVFPGITDIEAIFERAKDQCDLVWLENLNLRGGFKKTIMDYIAAKYPHLMPLYEEIYGKRNRGYFEALEKKAEEMAHRYGCRFVDNETPYERVPQGHPTIVDYFYHEEVRGSQNTGVRNKKEEN
- a CDS encoding cupin domain-containing protein → MANFSKWNAKQDPRTELHDVLGLTGAEISINNLPAGAGVPFVHAHKKNEEIYIILSGKGSAVLDGEKVDFAAGDVIRVAPAVKRQFSAAADSPVSWACIQVRENSLEEYTAGDAVIG
- a CDS encoding EamA family transporter; its protein translation is MWFLLALGSAVFAALTSILAKIGIEGVGSNLATAIRTMVVVLMAWGMVLITHQQTGIKDISQKSWFFLILSGLATGASWLCYYKALQMGEASKVVPIDKLSVVITLILAFVFLHEELTLKSMIGCILIGAGTMLMVL
- a CDS encoding AraC family transcriptional regulator, whose amino-acid sequence is MNWMTGLQKAIDYVEEHILEDVNLEEAAAQSFSSSYHFQRVFSIVCDMTLGEYIRNRRLSLAGADLARGEMKVIDAAVKYGYDNPDSFARAFQRFHGVLPSQVKTGGTPLRSFSRIVLKVSMEGGASMNYRIEEKPEMILTGHKERFHGEPWGEERARQEENWYVTTRGIQWFLRGVAGGGDIYQLVTNIDGEGYDFYYCHQLDEWDREHLFDHTVTGVDFVEGLALENVVIPQSTYLILEAKSEKNTINDYCDLLKQRVQIITEWMPEMGFQLKDAPEIVVMHWAPRAERYIQIWLPIEKR
- a CDS encoding DUF5131 family protein; the protein is MSEQKYASWNPWHGCTKYSEGCRYCYVYRQDEAYGSTVSSEQCRKTQNFNLPVKTKRDGTPKVAPGSLVMTCFTSDFLLKDADEWRDECWEMIKRRSDCMFYFFTKRIERFMECIPPDWGNGYDNVIVGCTCENQDRADFRLPIFAGLPIKFKTIILGPMLGPVNLEKYLDGSICEVACSGESGINVRPLDYKWVLDVRRQCMNKGVPFQFHQTGAYLIKDGKLHRVPRRFQVSQARKAGIDYRITDGFVPDIEAQDTL
- a CDS encoding GNAT family N-acetyltransferase, translating into MAEKKDYEALFMEMHPGFFEREYIRSINEEWSYEEMILPLDEFDPNAYQKTFDSDISFGIFQGSMDELHAAVNQVIPDWVKLYDGKSRVYCGFVNGKIASFCMIEDMGEHLLEGQKIKIGGPGCVGTVPEYRNRGLGLVMVRDVTRILKEEGYDLSYIHYTGVAPWYAKLGYKTILKWNKHGIL
- a CDS encoding phage head-tail adapter protein; this encodes MNKQWSDLNKEMQAQIKKEATWPEGLRMLAGLRGQLMDTLYALKEELTREDFNAIPFINSDGYHSKTIAYSIWHIFRIEDIVAHTLIAGDDQVFFSGNYQQRIHSPIITTGNELVKEQIADFSKQLDLDELYAYIAEVKAGTEKILEDLPYSMLKQKPSEERKEILKSLKTVSTDEAAYWLIDYWCGKDIRGLIQMPFSRHWIMHIEAALRIRDKIRRE